From one Streptomyces sp. N50 genomic stretch:
- a CDS encoding GNAT family N-acetyltransferase, producing the protein MTSTFPNISINTERLVLRPLDEDDIPALTEMMNDEQVGSWTDVPQPYTEAQARRWITEYAPTERASGRGLDLAVTEFLTQRLVGIVQLSKTNWHVRSTELSYIVAPWARGEGYASEAALATAQWLFGDQKLERIELRTAADNTASQQVAQKIGCISEGVLRGACIAHVHGDDGTWSDVRTDFIVWSLLPEDLEGTAEQLEDVDGFTSLADWN; encoded by the coding sequence ATGACGAGCACCTTCCCCAACATCTCCATCAACACGGAGCGGTTGGTGCTCCGGCCCCTCGACGAGGACGACATCCCCGCGCTGACGGAGATGATGAACGACGAACAGGTCGGGTCCTGGACCGACGTCCCCCAGCCCTACACCGAGGCTCAGGCCCGCCGTTGGATCACCGAGTACGCGCCCACCGAACGCGCTTCGGGCCGCGGCCTCGACCTCGCCGTCACCGAGTTCCTCACCCAACGGCTGGTCGGCATCGTCCAGTTGAGCAAGACCAACTGGCATGTCCGGTCCACCGAGCTGTCCTACATCGTCGCGCCCTGGGCCCGCGGCGAGGGCTATGCCTCCGAGGCGGCGCTCGCCACCGCCCAATGGCTGTTCGGGGACCAGAAGTTGGAGCGCATCGAGCTGCGCACCGCCGCCGACAACACGGCCTCCCAGCAGGTCGCCCAGAAGATCGGCTGCATCAGCGAGGGCGTCCTGCGGGGCGCGTGCATAGCGCATGTCCATGGCGACGACGGCACCTGGAGCGACGTCCGCACCGACTTCATCGTGTGGAGCCTCCTGCCGGAGGACCTGGAGGGCACGGCCGAACAGCTCGAAGACGTCGACGGTTTCACGTCACTCGCCGACTGGAACTGA
- a CDS encoding MetQ/NlpA family ABC transporter substrate-binding protein: protein MRKSIAVTAAGLAVTFFGLTACGSGSGNSGGKDGTLVVGATAVPAGEVLTYIKDNLAEKAGLKLEIREFTDYVLPNTALQEGSLDANLYQNQPFLDEFNKSKGTDLVSVVKAYLPPMGVYSKKVEDIGKLADGATVAVPNETTNEGRALKLLAAKGLITLKAGAGTDASPADVAANPKHLKFKELDPAQLPRSLDDLDVAVINNNYAQDAGLSPAKDAILLESAKDNPYANLLAVKRGNEDDPRVEKLAQLLVSSDVKKFIAEKYKGSVLPVTSG from the coding sequence ATGCGCAAGAGCATCGCCGTCACGGCGGCCGGACTGGCCGTGACCTTCTTCGGCCTCACGGCCTGCGGTTCGGGCTCCGGCAACAGCGGTGGCAAGGACGGCACTCTCGTCGTCGGCGCCACCGCCGTGCCGGCCGGCGAGGTCCTGACGTACATCAAGGACAACCTGGCCGAGAAGGCCGGACTGAAGCTGGAGATACGGGAGTTCACGGACTACGTCCTGCCGAACACCGCGCTCCAGGAGGGCTCGCTGGACGCGAACCTCTACCAGAACCAGCCCTTCCTGGACGAGTTCAACAAGTCCAAGGGCACCGACCTGGTCTCGGTCGTCAAGGCGTATCTGCCGCCAATGGGCGTGTACTCCAAGAAGGTCGAGGACATCGGGAAGCTCGCCGACGGAGCCACCGTCGCCGTGCCGAACGAGACCACGAACGAGGGACGCGCCCTCAAACTCCTCGCCGCCAAGGGGCTGATCACCCTCAAGGCGGGGGCGGGCACGGACGCGTCCCCCGCTGACGTCGCGGCCAACCCGAAGCACCTGAAGTTCAAGGAGCTGGACCCGGCCCAACTGCCGCGCTCGCTGGACGACTTGGACGTGGCCGTCATCAACAACAACTACGCCCAGGACGCGGGCCTCAGCCCCGCCAAGGACGCGATCCTCCTGGAGTCGGCGAAGGACAACCCCTACGCCAACCTCCTGGCCGTCAAACGCGGCAACGAGGACGACCCCCGCGTCGAGAAGCTCGCGCAGCTTCTCGTCTCCTCCGACGTGAAGAAGTTCATAGCGGAGAAGTACAAGGGCTCTGTCCTGCCGGTCACTTCCGGCTGA
- a CDS encoding MetQ/NlpA family ABC transporter substrate-binding protein, giving the protein MRNTAKLTTAVLAAGALTFALSACGSGNGSSSSSSDYSGPLVVAASPTPHAEILDFVKKNLAKKAGLDLEVKEFTDYVTPNTATEDGSVGANYFQNQPYLDDFNKKNGTHIVPVVTVHLEPLGLYSHKVKSADALKSGATVAVPNDSVNEARALKLLAANGLITLKSGVGNEATPADITKNPKKLKFKELEAAQTPRSLDDVDAAVINGNYAISSGLKPAKDALILESAKNNPYGNFLAVKKGNEKDPRVKKLAKLLTSPEVKKFIEDKYAGSVIPSF; this is encoded by the coding sequence GTGCGTAACACCGCAAAGCTCACCACCGCCGTCCTCGCCGCCGGAGCCCTCACCTTCGCGCTCTCCGCCTGCGGCTCGGGCAACGGCTCCTCCTCGTCCTCCTCCGACTACAGCGGACCGCTGGTCGTCGCCGCGAGCCCGACCCCGCACGCCGAGATCCTGGACTTCGTCAAGAAGAACCTGGCGAAGAAGGCCGGACTCGACCTGGAGGTCAAGGAGTTCACCGACTACGTCACGCCGAACACGGCGACGGAGGACGGCTCGGTGGGCGCCAACTACTTCCAGAACCAGCCGTACCTGGACGACTTCAACAAGAAGAACGGCACCCACATCGTGCCCGTCGTCACGGTCCACCTGGAGCCGCTCGGCCTCTACTCCCACAAGGTCAAGAGCGCCGACGCCCTCAAGAGCGGCGCGACCGTCGCCGTCCCGAACGACAGCGTGAACGAGGCCCGAGCCCTCAAGCTGCTCGCGGCCAACGGCCTGATCACCCTCAAGTCCGGTGTGGGCAACGAGGCGACCCCCGCGGACATCACCAAGAACCCGAAGAAGCTCAAGTTCAAGGAGCTGGAGGCGGCCCAGACCCCGCGCTCCCTGGACGACGTCGACGCGGCCGTCATCAACGGCAACTACGCCATCTCCTCGGGCCTGAAGCCCGCCAAGGACGCCCTCATCCTGGAGTCGGCGAAGAACAACCCGTACGGCAACTTCCTCGCCGTGAAGAAGGGCAACGAGAAGGACCCGCGCGTCAAGAAGCTCGCGAAGCTGCTGACTTCGCCCGAGGTGAAGAAGTTCATCGAGGACAAGTACGCCGGTTCCGTCATCCCGTCGTTCTGA
- a CDS encoding methionine ABC transporter permease — protein sequence MTWSEMQPLLSQACWDTLYMVGWSTVIAVVGGLPLGILLVLTDRGGLLQNVAANKVIGQIVNVARSLPFIILMVALMNFTRTITGTTIGREAAIVPLAIGAIPFFARLVETAVREVDGGLVEAVQSMGGNTWTIVRKVLVPESLPSLISSTTTTIVALIGYSAMAGTVGAGGLGDIAIRYGYQRFETQLMWITVAILAVVISLIQFAGDYAARSVHRRGGRSGPAPRLRLLKAA from the coding sequence GTGACCTGGTCGGAGATGCAGCCTCTGCTGTCCCAGGCGTGTTGGGACACCCTCTACATGGTCGGCTGGTCCACGGTCATCGCGGTCGTCGGCGGACTCCCGCTCGGCATCCTGCTCGTCCTGACCGACCGCGGCGGACTGCTCCAGAACGTCGCCGCCAACAAGGTCATCGGGCAGATCGTGAACGTCGCCCGCTCGCTGCCGTTCATCATCCTCATGGTCGCGCTGATGAACTTCACCCGGACCATCACCGGGACGACCATCGGCCGCGAGGCGGCGATCGTGCCGCTCGCGATCGGGGCGATTCCCTTCTTCGCGCGCCTTGTTGAGACGGCTGTCCGCGAAGTGGACGGCGGGCTCGTCGAGGCCGTGCAGTCGATGGGCGGCAACACCTGGACAATCGTGCGCAAGGTCCTCGTACCGGAGTCCCTGCCCTCGCTGATCTCCAGCACCACGACCACGATCGTCGCGCTCATCGGCTATTCGGCGATGGCGGGCACGGTCGGCGCGGGCGGCCTCGGCGACATCGCCATCCGCTACGGCTACCAGCGCTTCGAGACCCAGCTGATGTGGATCACCGTGGCGATCCTCGCGGTCGTCATCTCCCTCATCCAGTTCGCCGGCGACTACGCGGCCCGCTCCGTCCACCGGCGCGGCGGACGGTCGGGACCCGCGCCGAGACTCCGGCTGCTGAAAGCCGCGTAA
- a CDS encoding methionine ABC transporter ATP-binding protein yields the protein MITTSGLTKVYRSRGREVTALDGVDLHVREGEVYGVIGQSGAGKSSLIRCVNLLERPTAGTVTVAGQDLTALAGRGPRAGRELRQARSRIGMVFQHFNLLSSRTVQDNIELPLEILGKSGKDRSAKALELLDLVGLADKAKAYPAQLSGGQKQRVGIARALAGDPKVLLSDEATSALDPETTRSILQLLRDLNRQLGLTVLLITHEMDVVKNVCDSAALMENGRIVESGTVSELLATPGSELASALFPVTGEAHGADSTVVDVTFHGEAATQPVISQLSRTYNIDISILGAAIDTVGGLQVGRMRIELPGRYEDNVVPIGFLREQGLQIDVLGQEPVLLKEGAK from the coding sequence GTGATCACCACATCGGGCCTGACCAAGGTCTACCGCTCACGCGGCCGTGAGGTCACCGCCCTCGACGGCGTCGATCTCCACGTCCGCGAAGGCGAGGTCTACGGCGTCATCGGCCAGTCCGGCGCCGGCAAGTCCTCGCTCATCCGCTGCGTCAACCTCCTGGAGAGGCCCACCGCCGGCACGGTCACCGTCGCCGGGCAGGACCTCACCGCCCTCGCCGGGCGCGGACCGCGCGCCGGACGGGAACTCCGGCAGGCGCGCAGCCGTATCGGCATGGTCTTCCAGCACTTCAACCTGCTCTCCTCGCGGACCGTGCAGGACAACATCGAGCTGCCGCTGGAGATCCTCGGCAAGTCGGGGAAGGACCGGTCCGCCAAGGCCCTCGAACTCCTCGACCTCGTCGGGCTCGCCGACAAGGCCAAGGCCTACCCGGCGCAGCTCTCCGGCGGTCAGAAGCAGCGCGTCGGCATCGCCCGCGCGCTGGCCGGCGACCCCAAGGTGCTGCTCTCCGACGAGGCCACCAGCGCGCTCGACCCGGAGACCACCCGCTCGATCCTCCAGCTGCTGCGCGACCTGAACCGGCAGCTGGGCCTGACCGTCCTGCTCATCACCCATGAGATGGACGTCGTCAAGAACGTGTGCGACTCGGCCGCGCTCATGGAGAACGGCCGCATCGTCGAGTCCGGGACGGTGAGCGAACTGCTCGCGACCCCCGGCTCCGAGCTGGCCTCCGCGCTCTTCCCCGTCACCGGCGAGGCGCACGGCGCGGACAGCACGGTCGTCGACGTCACCTTCCACGGTGAGGCCGCCACCCAGCCCGTCATCTCCCAGCTCTCGCGCACCTACAACATCGACATCTCGATCCTCGGCGCCGCCATCGACACCGTCGGCGGACTCCAGGTCGGCCGCATGCGCATCGAACTGCCCGGCCGCTACGAGGACAACGTGGTGCCGATCGGTTTCCTGCGCGAACAGGGCCTGCAGATCGACGTGTTGGGCCAGGAGCCTGTACTGCTGAAGGAAGGTGCCAAGTGA
- a CDS encoding HAD family hydrolase, with protein MKIHAEALLFDNDGTLVSSLESVRRCWTRWAQEFGITAEDFARTELHGRTAVAIAADLLPADVVPAAVARIEALEVEDVPNGGATLLPGTRDFLDSLPADRWAVVTSATRRLAEARLAHAGILPKTLVVAEDVTRGKPDPEPYLLAARQLGVDPARCVVFEDAPAGLQAGRAAGMITVALATTHEAHELDADLVVSDLSALSALVSDGGVEISVRG; from the coding sequence ATGAAGATCCACGCTGAGGCCCTCCTGTTCGACAACGACGGCACGCTCGTCTCCTCCCTCGAATCCGTACGCCGGTGCTGGACCCGGTGGGCACAGGAGTTCGGGATCACGGCCGAGGACTTCGCGCGGACCGAGCTGCACGGGCGGACCGCCGTGGCGATAGCCGCCGACCTGCTGCCCGCCGATGTCGTCCCGGCCGCGGTCGCGCGGATCGAGGCGCTGGAGGTCGAGGACGTGCCCAACGGCGGCGCGACCCTGCTGCCCGGCACCCGGGACTTCCTCGACTCGCTGCCCGCCGACCGCTGGGCCGTCGTCACCTCCGCCACCCGCCGCCTCGCCGAGGCCAGGCTCGCGCACGCCGGCATCCTCCCCAAGACCCTCGTGGTCGCCGAGGACGTCACGCGCGGCAAGCCCGACCCCGAGCCCTACCTGCTCGCAGCCCGCCAGCTGGGCGTCGACCCGGCCCGCTGTGTCGTCTTCGAGGACGCCCCGGCGGGACTCCAGGCGGGCCGCGCGGCCGGAATGATCACCGTGGCATTGGCCACAACGCACGAGGCCCACGAGCTCGACGCCGACCTTGTTGTGAGTGACCTGTCAGCCCTGTCCGCGCTGGTCAGCGACGGGGGAGTGGAGATCTCCGTACGCGGCTGA
- a CDS encoding GNAT family N-acetyltransferase produces MGMSVTISVATEQDSEQIFRLQYLCFQSEAALYGNYRIDPLVQSLDSVRSEVGSDCVFVARLGEEVVGSVRGTVTEDGAAAIGKLCVHPRLQGHGIGARLLRAAESALAGERGAKKFRLHTGHRSEGNLRLYRRVGYETVGTSQGDDGVPMIVLEKPVEAYVATA; encoded by the coding sequence ATGGGCATGAGCGTGACCATCTCGGTGGCGACCGAGCAGGACTCAGAGCAGATCTTCAGGCTGCAGTACCTGTGCTTCCAGAGCGAGGCGGCGCTGTACGGCAACTACCGCATCGACCCGCTCGTCCAGAGCCTCGACTCGGTCCGGAGCGAGGTCGGCTCCGACTGCGTCTTCGTCGCCCGGCTGGGCGAGGAGGTGGTCGGATCGGTCCGCGGCACGGTGACCGAGGACGGCGCGGCCGCCATCGGCAAACTCTGCGTCCACCCGCGCCTCCAGGGCCACGGCATCGGCGCCCGCCTCCTCCGCGCGGCGGAGTCGGCCCTCGCCGGGGAGCGCGGCGCCAAGAAGTTCCGCCTCCACACCGGCCACCGCAGCGAGGGCAACCTCCGCCTGTACCGCCGCGTCGGCTACGAGACCGTAGGCACCTCCCAGGGCGACGACGGCGTACCGATGATCGTCCTGGAGAAGCCGGTCGAGGCGTACGTCGCTACGGCGTGA
- a CDS encoding sigma-70 family RNA polymerase sigma factor has translation MTHQLVATLRPLLAAEASAEAYASGTEPGDLEQAVWLRLLELLDASGPPVDPQRWLRRAVRSEARRTRRTARIEQSYGDEPVDDSDRGPEQAAITAARHRALHDAVSRLPGRCPRLMEALLSPKDLTYREIAGELGISQGSLGPERSRCLGCLRRLLTPEVAAHEARG, from the coding sequence ATGACGCACCAACTTGTCGCCACCTTGCGCCCCTTGCTCGCCGCCGAGGCATCGGCCGAGGCATATGCCTCCGGAACCGAGCCCGGCGACCTCGAACAGGCCGTCTGGCTCCGCCTCCTGGAGCTCCTCGACGCCTCCGGCCCCCCGGTCGACCCCCAGCGCTGGCTCCGCCGCGCGGTCCGCTCGGAGGCCCGCCGCACCCGCCGTACCGCCCGCATCGAGCAGTCGTACGGCGACGAGCCCGTCGACGACAGCGACCGCGGTCCCGAGCAGGCCGCGATCACGGCCGCGAGGCATCGCGCGCTGCACGACGCGGTGAGCCGACTGCCCGGCCGCTGCCCGCGGCTGATGGAGGCGCTGCTGTCGCCCAAGGACCTCACCTACCGCGAGATCGCGGGGGAGTTGGGTATCTCACAGGGCAGTCTCGGCCCGGAACGTTCCAGATGTCTGGGATGTCTTCGGCGATTGCTGACGCCGGAGGTTGCGGCCCACGAAGCGCGGGGATAG
- a CDS encoding glycerophosphodiester phosphodiesterase → MDTQGTQGPNERANGTGRRALLGAAVLGAGVAALGPAGTARAAEATSARHGGGLKDLPKPTIVGHRGTSGYRPEHTFGSYNLALDMGADIVEAGDLVPTKDGHLVCRHEPEIGGTTNVADHPEFASRKTTKLLDGVSTTGWFTEDFTLAELKTLRAIERIPANRPHNTLYNGRWEIPTFEEVLKWQDEQTRKRGKQVWIYPEMKHPTYFRKRGFEMEKLLSTILRKHGKDRKNSPVLIQSFEPTSIAKINKLVGNPLVVLLSGTGTQPFDFIDQGDPRTVDDLVTPKGLAEIAKYADGLGPTLDLIITKNADGSLNKETTLVADAHKAGLILHPYTMRNENPFLPLEYRKGTAADAYGDAFGAFKRYFATGIDGVFTDNADTGLLARADFVNG, encoded by the coding sequence ATGGACACGCAGGGAACGCAGGGGCCGAACGAGCGAGCGAACGGCACCGGACGGCGGGCGCTGCTCGGCGCCGCCGTACTCGGCGCGGGAGTGGCCGCACTCGGACCGGCGGGTACCGCGAGAGCGGCTGAGGCCACGTCGGCCCGTCATGGCGGCGGCCTCAAGGACCTGCCCAAGCCGACGATCGTCGGTCACCGCGGCACCAGCGGCTACCGCCCGGAGCACACCTTCGGCTCGTACAACCTGGCCCTCGACATGGGCGCCGACATCGTCGAGGCCGGTGACCTGGTCCCCACCAAGGACGGTCACCTGGTCTGCCGGCACGAGCCGGAGATCGGCGGCACGACGAACGTCGCGGACCACCCCGAGTTCGCGAGCCGCAAGACCACCAAGCTGCTGGACGGCGTCTCCACGACCGGCTGGTTCACCGAGGACTTCACGCTCGCCGAGCTGAAGACCCTGCGCGCGATCGAGCGCATTCCGGCCAACCGCCCGCACAACACGCTCTACAACGGCCGCTGGGAGATCCCCACCTTCGAAGAGGTGCTCAAGTGGCAGGACGAGCAGACCCGTAAGCGCGGCAAGCAGGTCTGGATCTACCCCGAGATGAAGCACCCCACCTACTTCCGCAAGCGCGGGTTCGAGATGGAGAAGCTGCTCTCGACGATCCTGCGCAAGCACGGCAAGGACCGTAAGAACTCGCCGGTTCTGATCCAGTCCTTCGAGCCGACCAGCATCGCGAAGATCAACAAGCTCGTCGGCAACCCGCTGGTCGTGCTGCTGTCCGGCACGGGCACCCAGCCCTTCGACTTCATCGACCAGGGCGACCCGCGCACGGTCGACGACCTGGTCACGCCCAAGGGCCTCGCCGAGATCGCGAAGTACGCGGACGGCCTCGGCCCGACGCTCGACCTGATCATCACGAAGAACGCCGACGGCAGCCTGAACAAGGAGACCACCCTGGTCGCCGACGCGCACAAGGCGGGCCTGATCCTGCACCCCTACACCATGCGCAACGAGAACCCCTTCCTGCCGCTGGAGTACCGCAAGGGCACGGCCGCGGACGCCTACGGCGACGCGTTCGGCGCCTTCAAGCGGTACTTCGCCACCGGCATCGACGGCGTCTTCACCGACAACGCCGACACCGGTCTGCTGGCCCGCGCGGACTTCGTCAACGGCTGA
- a CDS encoding lysophospholipid acyltransferase family protein, with the protein MSRFALIKAVLGPIMRLMFRPRVEGIEHIPGDGPVILAGNHLTFIDSMILPLVCDRQVLFIGKDEYVTGEGFKGRLMAWFFTGVGMIPVDRDGANGGVAALMTGRRILEEGKVFGIYPEGTRSPDGRLYRGRTGIARLTMMTGAPVVPFAMIGTDKLQPGGAGFPRPGKVTVRFGEAMEFSRYEGMDRDRYVLRAVTDSVMTEVMRLSGQEYVDMYATKAKAA; encoded by the coding sequence TTGTCCCGCTTCGCGCTCATCAAGGCAGTGCTCGGACCGATCATGCGCCTGATGTTCCGCCCCCGGGTGGAGGGAATCGAGCACATCCCGGGAGACGGTCCGGTGATCCTGGCCGGCAACCACCTCACCTTCATCGACTCGATGATCCTTCCGCTGGTCTGCGACCGGCAGGTGCTGTTCATCGGCAAGGACGAGTACGTCACCGGTGAGGGGTTCAAGGGGCGGCTCATGGCCTGGTTCTTCACGGGCGTCGGCATGATCCCGGTGGACCGCGACGGCGCGAACGGCGGGGTCGCGGCCCTGATGACCGGCCGGCGGATCCTGGAGGAGGGCAAGGTCTTCGGGATCTACCCCGAGGGGACGCGGTCGCCCGACGGGCGTCTGTACCGGGGGCGGACCGGGATTGCTCGGCTCACGATGATGACGGGTGCGCCGGTCGTGCCGTTCGCGATGATCGGTACGGACAAGTTGCAGCCGGGTGGGGCGGGGTTTCCTCGGCCGGGGAAGGTGACTGTCCGGTTCGGTGAGGCGATGGAGTTCTCTCGGTATGAGGGGATGGACCGGGACCGGTATGTGTTGCGGGCTGTGACCGACTCTGTGATGACTGAGGTCATGCGGTTGTCGGGGCAGGAGTACGTCGACATGTATGCGACCAAGGCGAAAGCCGCTTAA
- a CDS encoding MFS transporter: MTSTLRPAIATETEKRPGRWLALSVLVLAVLLVAVDATVLGLATPYISEDLKPSGTQLLWIGDVYSFVIAGLLVSMGSLGDRIGRKKILLIGAAAFGAISILNAYATTPELMILARALLGVAGATLMPATLALIRNLFHDPRERSLAVGIWGATASAGTAVGPVAGGFLLEHFWWGSVFLINLPVMAVLVLVGIKTLPESKNPNPGPWDLISVVLSLIGVIGVVYAVKEAATHGFELPSLAVGMLGAAALYWFVRRQLTLPAPLLDMRLFRNRGFSAAVLADLLTILGLSGLVFFLSQYLQLVQGRGPFEAGLAEIPAAVGAVAAGLIAGRVARRYSVRAVVAGGLAAVGLALAVLTTLDQSTGYPLLGAALLVVGVGAGFSFTVTADVILSSVPKEQAGAASAVSETAYELGAALGIAVLGSIVTGVYRGFAAPAGTPSGAHESLGGAVEAAGSMPTQAAQEMLTSAREAFVSGLSVASAVGAMVLLATAVAAWFMLKGQNLENAA; encoded by the coding sequence ATGACCAGCACCCTGCGGCCGGCGATCGCGACTGAGACGGAGAAGCGCCCGGGCCGCTGGCTCGCGCTCTCCGTCCTCGTGCTCGCCGTGCTGCTGGTGGCCGTGGACGCGACCGTCCTCGGCCTCGCGACCCCGTACATCAGCGAGGACTTGAAGCCCTCCGGCACCCAACTCCTCTGGATCGGCGACGTCTACTCCTTCGTCATCGCGGGCCTGCTCGTGTCGATGGGCAGCCTCGGCGACCGCATCGGCCGCAAGAAGATCCTGCTGATCGGAGCCGCGGCGTTCGGCGCGATATCGATCCTCAACGCCTACGCCACGACACCGGAGTTGATGATCCTGGCCCGGGCGCTGCTCGGCGTCGCGGGCGCGACCCTGATGCCCGCCACCCTCGCCCTGATCCGCAACCTCTTCCACGACCCGCGCGAACGCAGCCTCGCCGTAGGCATCTGGGGCGCAACGGCCTCCGCCGGTACGGCAGTCGGCCCGGTGGCGGGCGGCTTCCTCCTCGAACACTTCTGGTGGGGCTCGGTCTTCCTCATCAACCTGCCCGTGATGGCGGTCCTGGTCCTGGTGGGCATCAAAACCCTCCCCGAGTCCAAGAACCCCAACCCGGGCCCGTGGGACCTGATCAGCGTGGTCCTGTCCCTGATCGGCGTGATCGGAGTGGTCTACGCGGTGAAGGAGGCCGCGACCCACGGCTTCGAGCTGCCCTCACTCGCGGTAGGCATGCTCGGCGCGGCGGCCCTGTACTGGTTCGTACGCCGCCAACTCACGCTCCCGGCCCCCCTGTTGGACATGCGCCTGTTCCGCAACCGAGGCTTCAGCGCGGCCGTCCTGGCCGACCTCCTGACCATCCTCGGCCTGTCCGGCCTGGTCTTCTTTCTCTCCCAGTACCTTCAACTGGTCCAGGGCAGGGGCCCGTTCGAGGCGGGCCTGGCCGAAATCCCCGCCGCCGTAGGCGCGGTGGCGGCCGGCCTGATCGCGGGAAGGGTGGCCCGGCGCTACTCGGTCCGCGCGGTGGTCGCCGGCGGCCTGGCAGCCGTGGGCCTGGCCCTGGCCGTACTGACAACCCTCGATCAGTCGACCGGCTACCCGCTCCTGGGCGCCGCCCTCCTGGTGGTCGGCGTAGGCGCCGGCTTCTCCTTCACGGTGACGGCGGACGTCATCCTGTCCTCCGTCCCGAAGGAACAGGCGGGCGCGGCATCAGCGGTGTCCGAAACGGCCTACGAGTTGGGCGCGGCCCTCGGTATCGCCGTACTCGGTTCGATCGTGACAGGCGTGTACCGGGGCTTCGCGGCTCCGGCGGGCACACCGAGCGGGGCACACGAGTCATTGGGCGGAGCGGTGGAAGCGGCGGGCAGCATGCCGACCCAAGCGGCCCAGGAAATGCTGACCTCGGCGAGAGAAGCCTTCGTCAGCGGCCTCAGCGTGGCATCGGCGGTAGGCGCAATGGTCTTGCTGGCAACGGCAGTTGCAGCATGGTTCATGCTCAAGGGGCAGAACCTGGAAAACGCCGCCTGA
- a CDS encoding helix-turn-helix domain-containing protein, with translation MALDRDHVLRAAAALLTRKSTATMDEVAKTAGISRATLHRQFAGRDALVRALEALGIAECEAALEAARLDEGHAEDAVRRLVREVEPAAGLLAFLYTENQLFEGEEQHAGWARIDDRITAVFRRGQQHGEFRIDLTPAWLTEALFGLLASGAWMVQSGKGAPKDFTRMIAELLLGGALRRDETQDAPQREES, from the coding sequence ATGGCTCTCGACCGTGACCACGTACTCCGCGCCGCCGCGGCCCTGCTGACCCGTAAATCCACCGCGACCATGGACGAGGTCGCCAAGACGGCCGGGATCAGCCGGGCCACGCTGCACCGCCAGTTCGCGGGCCGCGACGCGCTCGTACGGGCGCTGGAGGCGCTGGGCATCGCGGAGTGCGAGGCCGCGCTGGAGGCGGCCCGGCTGGACGAGGGCCACGCGGAGGACGCCGTACGGCGGCTCGTCCGCGAGGTCGAACCGGCCGCCGGTCTGCTCGCCTTCCTCTACACCGAGAACCAGCTGTTCGAGGGCGAGGAACAGCACGCGGGCTGGGCCCGGATCGACGACCGCATCACCGCCGTGTTCCGGCGCGGCCAGCAGCACGGCGAGTTCCGCATCGACCTGACGCCCGCCTGGCTCACCGAGGCGCTGTTCGGCCTGCTGGCCTCCGGTGCCTGGATGGTGCAGAGCGGCAAGGGCGCCCCCAAGGACTTCACCCGCATGATCGCCGAGCTGCTGCTCGGCGGCGCACTGCGACGAGACGAAACGCAAGACGCACCACAGAGAGAGGAATCATGA